A single region of the Chelonia mydas isolate rCheMyd1 chromosome 4, rCheMyd1.pri.v2, whole genome shotgun sequence genome encodes:
- the MTHFD2L gene encoding probable bifunctional methylenetetrahydrofolate dehydrogenase/cyclohydrolase 2 isoform X2 has protein sequence MSLGNKRPHLTVILVGDNPASHTYVRNKMKAAAAVGICSEIILKPKDISQEELLDLTAKLNHDSRVNGILIQLPLPDHIDERTVCNIVAPEKDVDGFHIINIGRLCLDQPSVIPATAAAVWEIIKRTGIQTFGKNVVVAGRSKNVGMPISMLLHTDGEHERPGGDATVTITHRYTPKEQLKIHTQLADIIIVAAGIPKLITADMVKEGAAVIDVGINHIHDPLTRKTKLVGDVDFEEVKKKAGFITPVPGGVGPMTVAMLLKNTLITAKKLIY, from the exons ATGTCCCTCGGGAACAAGAGACCTCATCTCACTGTCATTTTAGTAGGGGACAACCCAGCCAGTCATACATATGTAAGAAATAAGAtgaaggcagctgctgctgtag GCATTTGTAGTGAGATAATACTGAAGCCTAAAGACATTTCTCAGGAAGAACTTTTAGATCTGACTGCCAAATTAAACCATGATTCAAGAGTTAATGGTATATTAATCCAGCTACCTCTTCCAG ATCATATAGATGAACGAACAGTCTGCAATATTGTTGCACCTGAAAAGGATGTGGATGGATTCCATATTATCAACATTGGACGACTGTGTCTCGATCAACCTTCTGTTATACCtgccacagctgctgctgtttgggaaattataaaaagaacag GAatacaaacatttggaaaaaatGTTGTTGTCGCTGGACGATCTAAGAATGTAGGAATGCCTATTTCAATGCTTTTACATACAGACGGAGAGCATGAAAGGCCTGGAG GTGATGCTACAGTGACAATTACTCACAGATATACTCCAAAAGAGCAGCTGAAGATCCATACCCAACTAGCTGACATTATAATAGTAGCTGCAG GTATTCCAAAGTTGATTACAGCTGATATGGTTAAAGAAGGTGCAGCTGTGATTGATGTAGGAATCAACCATATCCATGACCCTCTGACACGGAAAACCAAATTAGTAGGGGATGTGGACTTTGAAG AGGTAAAGAAGAAAGCTGGCTTTATCACTCCAGTCCCCGGAGGAGTAGGACCTATGACTGTTGCCATGCTCTTGAAGAACACGCTCATTACTGCTAAAAAGCTCATTTACTAG